The DNA segment AAGAGGCATTGACGGCGCCGGTGGCGCCGTCAGGCCGGTTGCCCGGGCCTCAGATGGCCAGGCGCTTGCGGCCCTTGGCGCGGCGAGCGTTGATGACGGCACGGCCGCCACGGGTCTTCATGCGCACACGGAAACCATGGGTACGCTTGCGGCGGGTAACGGAAGGTTGGTAGGTACGTTTCATGTTGCACTCTCTGGTTGATCTGGGCGTGCCCGGCTTCGGCCGGTGCCGGGGTGCCGTGGCCGCCGCGTATGGTTCGCATGGGGCTGCC comes from the Cupriavidus sp. P-10 genome and includes:
- the rpmH gene encoding 50S ribosomal protein L34 — protein: MKRTYQPSVTRRKRTHGFRVRMKTRGGRAVINARRAKGRKRLAI